Proteins from a genomic interval of Macrobrachium nipponense isolate FS-2020 chromosome 33, ASM1510439v2, whole genome shotgun sequence:
- the LOC135203086 gene encoding endonuclease G, mitochondrial-like, which produces MAARFLRKISGVAVVGGALGLGWCVGASDIGKSGVLADLMPVKVFAATLQGSVLKTEVQDDIPLPAPNAPRIAQIMRFGFPSLANVRSLDDFVVGYDTRNRVPYWVCEHLTKESIAKNPNVERAKCDFHEDASIHPYFRSENSDYKGSGFDRGHMAAAGNHRLTQEICHQTFLLSNMAPQVGRGFNRDKWNDLEQYCRKKVFDSANVYVCTGPLFIPKREEDGKLYVRYQVLGQNHVAVPTHFFKVMVTETNAGELELESFLLPNVAIDDATPLSTFYVPTEVIERASGLLMFNKINRSKFAKINGQKVGWF; this is translated from the exons ATGGCTGCGAGATTTCTGAGGAAAATATCAGGTGTGGCAGTAGTCGGAGGTGCCTTAGGCTTGGGGTGGTGCGTAGGTGCTTCTGACATTGGCAAGTCAGGGGTGCTGGCAGATTTAATGCCAGTGAAAGTATTTGCTGCAACTCTTCAGGGAAGTGTTCTCAAAACAGAAGTACAGGATGACATTCCATTGCCAGCACCAAATGCTCCACGTATTGCTCAG ATTATGAGATTTGGCTTTCCAAGTCTTGCAAATGTCCGGTCTCTGGATGACTTTGTCGTAGGTTATGATACCCGGAACCGAGTTCCTTACTGGGTATGCGAACACTTAACAAAGGAAAGCATAGCCAAAAATCCAAATGTGGAGAGAGCTAAGTGTGACTTCCACGAAGATGCCTCTATTCACCCGTACTTTAG ATCTGAGAACAGCGATTACAAAGGCAGTGGTTTTGACCGAGGCCACATGGCAGCAGCAGGTAACCATCGTTTGACACAGGAGATCTGtcatcaaacctttttactctccaATATGGCTCCTCAG GTTGGGAGAGGGTTTAACAGAGACAAGTGGAATGACTTGGAGCAGTATTGTAGGAAAAAAGTATTTGACAGTGCTAATGTTTATGTCTGCACTGGTCCTTTATTTATTCCCAA GCGAGAGGAGGATGGCAAACTGTATGTCAGGTATCAGGTTCTGGGCCAGAATCATGTGGCTGTTCCTACACATTTTTTTAAG GTCATGGTCACAGAGACAAACGCAGGAGAGCTGGAATTGGAGTCCTTCCTCTTGCCAAATGTTGCTATAGATGATGCCACTCCCTTGTCCACTTTttat GTGCCCACAGAGGTGATAGAGAGAGCATCTGGCCTCCTGATGTTTAACAAGATTAATCGAAGTAAGTTCGCAAAAATAAATGGGCAGAAAGTTGGTTGGTTTTAA